A region from the Thauera humireducens genome encodes:
- a CDS encoding CZB domain-containing protein, whose product MKQAALRSFAELAKLDHLVFKLDVYQALTGHSTTEAATLSTHTSCRLGRWYQNAGRQFAHLPAYRQLEAPHARVHQSGKAALERVVAGDFEAAVAAISDMESASIQVLENLQRIADTAGG is encoded by the coding sequence ATGAAGCAGGCCGCGCTACGCAGCTTCGCCGAGTTGGCCAAGCTCGACCACCTCGTCTTCAAGCTCGACGTGTATCAGGCGTTGACCGGGCACTCCACGACCGAGGCTGCGACGTTGTCGACCCACACCAGCTGCCGGCTGGGTCGCTGGTACCAGAATGCGGGGCGCCAGTTCGCCCACCTGCCGGCCTATCGGCAGCTCGAGGCTCCGCACGCGCGCGTGCACCAGAGCGGCAAAGCCGCACTCGAGCGCGTCGTCGCGGGCGACTTCGAAGCTGCGGTGGCGGCTATCTCCGACATGGAGTCGGCCAGCATCCAGGTGCTCGAGAACCTGCAGCGCATCGCCGACACCGCCGGCGGCTGA